In Sphingobacterium sp. PCS056, the following proteins share a genomic window:
- the infC gene encoding translation initiation factor IF-3, with amino-acid sequence MALKRPGGPRPPMRKKEPDHRINELIRVPEVRLVGDNVETGVYPTRKALELADELELDLVEISPNAVPPVCKIIDYSKFVYEQKKKQKEIKANAKQTVIKEIRFGPNTSEHDFDFKLKHAIKFLESGEKVRAYVHFKGRAIVHKEQGEILLLRFAQALEEVGKVELLPKLEGKRMFLTLAPKLVAKK; translated from the coding sequence TTGGCATTAAAAAGACCAGGTGGTCCTAGACCACCAATGAGAAAGAAAGAACCAGATCACCGCATTAATGAGCTAATCCGTGTGCCTGAGGTACGTTTGGTAGGTGACAATGTGGAAACAGGAGTATATCCTACACGTAAAGCTTTAGAGCTTGCAGATGAATTGGAACTTGATTTAGTTGAGATTTCGCCAAATGCTGTTCCGCCGGTTTGTAAAATTATCGACTACAGTAAATTTGTTTACGAGCAAAAGAAGAAACAAAAAGAAATCAAAGCTAATGCAAAGCAAACTGTTATTAAGGAAATCCGTTTTGGACCTAATACCAGCGAACATGATTTTGATTTCAAATTGAAACATGCGATTAAGTTTCTTGAAAGTGGTGAGAAAGTTCGTGCTTACGTACACTTTAAGGGTCGTGCAATTGTACACAAAGAACAAGGAGAGATCTTGTTATTGCGTTTTGCACAAGCTTTAGAAGAAGTGGGTAAAGTAGAATTGCTACCTAAATTGGAAGGAAAACGTATGTTTTTAACTTTAGCACCTAAATTGGTGGCTAAAAAATAA
- the rpmI gene encoding 50S ribosomal protein L35: protein MPKVKTNSSAKKRFKLTGTGKIARKNAFKSHILTKKSTKRKRNLTTTSYVSDGDMGNVKRMLAIGK from the coding sequence ATGCCAAAAGTAAAAACCAATTCCAGCGCTAAAAAACGTTTTAAGCTTACTGGAACAGGTAAAATCGCAAGAAAAAACGCTTTCAAAAGCCACATCTTGACAAAAAAGAGCACAAAACGTAAACGTAACTTAACAACAACAAGTTATGTATCTGATGGCGATATGGGCAACGTTAAACGTATGCTTGCTATCGGTAAATAA
- the rplT gene encoding 50S ribosomal protein L20 gives MPRSVNAVASRRRRKKILKLAKGYYGSRSKVYTIAKNTVEKGLQYAYRDRKTKKREFRALWIQRINAGARQQGLSYSVLIGKLNAKNIGLNRKVLADLALNNPDAFKAVIDAVK, from the coding sequence ATGCCACGTTCGGTTAACGCAGTTGCTTCGAGAAGAAGACGTAAAAAAATCCTTAAATTAGCGAAAGGCTATTATGGATCACGTAGCAAAGTATATACTATTGCTAAAAATACAGTAGAAAAAGGTTTACAGTACGCTTACCGCGACCGTAAAACCAAAAAACGCGAGTTTAGAGCTTTATGGATTCAACGTATTAACGCTGGAGCTCGTCAACAAGGTTTATCTTATTCCGTGTTGATCGGTAAATTAAACGCTAAAAATATTGGTTTAAACCGTAAGGTTTTAGCTGACTTAGCTTTAAACAACCCAGATGCTTTCAAAGCAGTTATTGACGCAGTAAAATAG